From Lawsonia intracellularis PHE/MN1-00, the proteins below share one genomic window:
- a CDS encoding M48 family metallopeptidase translates to MIHSIILQGLFFITAILITGCAITPYTERSQLLLIPTCVEEILGSELTSSLLEKEKIEKDSKFSKKVNEIGKRIAAVLPKSEYEWRFYTIDDDTVNAFAVPGGSVFVYRGILQVAKTEEQLAAIMGHEITHVILRHGSERMSQALLLQIGGEVGAATIDKYGKSSYAEIFRQVYGTASTVGILLPYSREHEYEADHVGILLMADAGYDPQESIQLWKNFSLLDKKSIPEFLSTHPVNENRILALEKIMPEAIIRFEKSGGKPGPTPLGKL, encoded by the coding sequence ATGATTCATTCTATAATACTACAAGGTCTTTTTTTTATAACAGCTATTTTAATAACAGGATGTGCAATAACTCCATATACAGAAAGAAGCCAGCTTCTCCTTATACCCACTTGTGTCGAAGAGATTTTAGGTTCAGAATTAACATCTTCTCTTTTAGAGAAAGAAAAAATAGAAAAAGATTCAAAATTTTCAAAGAAAGTTAATGAAATAGGTAAGCGGATTGCTGCAGTTTTGCCTAAATCAGAGTATGAATGGCGTTTTTATACTATTGATGATGATACTGTTAATGCTTTTGCTGTGCCTGGTGGTTCAGTTTTTGTTTATAGAGGGATTTTACAAGTTGCCAAAACAGAAGAACAACTAGCTGCTATCATGGGACATGAAATTACTCATGTTATTTTGAGGCATGGTTCAGAACGTATGAGTCAGGCTCTCCTTTTGCAAATTGGTGGAGAGGTTGGTGCAGCAACTATTGATAAATATGGAAAATCATCTTATGCAGAGATATTTAGACAAGTGTATGGTACAGCATCAACTGTTGGAATTTTATTACCATATAGTCGTGAGCATGAATATGAAGCAGATCATGTAGGAATTCTTTTAATGGCAGATGCTGGCTATGACCCACAAGAGTCTATTCAGTTATGGAAAAATTTTTCTTTATTAGATAAAAAGTCTATACCCGAATTTTTAAGTACGCATCCAGTGAATGAGAATCGAATTTTGGCATTAGAAAAAATTATGCCAGAAGCTATAATACGTTTTGAAAAATCCGGAGGAAAACCTGGTCCAACTCCTCTGGGGAAACTATAA
- the topA gene encoding type I DNA topoisomerase produces the protein MGKNLIIVESPAKVKTIKKFLGSGYVVQSSVGHIRDLPKKNIGVDESKNFSPHYEIIPGKEKIVQGLRETAAKVDTVYLAPDPDREGEAIAWHVAELIKDKNSNIQRIQFNEITSKAVQEALSHPQKLNKNLFDAQQARRILDRLVGYKISPLLWKKVKQGISAGRVQSVALRLIVERDEERYTFIPEEYWLFKANLEGSNPPPFKVELWKVNNKKPIIPDAVTAAALEQQIKDKPFIVDSIEEKERQRSPKPPFITSTLQQAANQRLGYTAKRTMNIAQRLYEGLELGDKGTTALITYMRTDSVRIANEAKLAAATLIEQKFGKEYLAKGGNGRNFKGKAGIQDAHEAIRPIDVTILPEDVKPYLAPDQYQIYRLIWSRFIASQMSVAQFHDTIITINCENSQWRTKGERLLFPGFLAAFPNTKEEEDTNLPVLHKGEILKLHSLIKEQKFTQPPPQFTEASLVRELEELGIGRPSTYASIISTLQDRDYVRLEDKHFIATDLGRVVCMLLQDYFKNLMDVTFTAHMEELLDKVAEGKQDWVELLQNFSETFNPTLEEATKAMSQVKTGLETDINCPDCKKPLVIKFGKSGQFLACSGYPQCKFTSNYLRDDKGQIHLQEKVQPELQKIGICPKCNKDLVLKKARTGSRFIACSGYPECNYTEAFSTNVPCPCEGCKGMLVEKSSKKGKVFYACNTYPTCDYAIWNWPIQKSCPTCSFPILVEKITKAKGKHLACPEKNCRYTCELEESDIET, from the coding sequence ATGGGCAAAAATCTCATTATTGTTGAGTCTCCTGCTAAAGTCAAAACTATCAAAAAATTTCTTGGTTCTGGCTATGTAGTTCAATCAAGCGTTGGACATATCCGTGACCTACCTAAAAAAAATATTGGTGTCGATGAAAGTAAAAACTTTTCTCCTCACTATGAAATAATCCCTGGAAAAGAAAAAATTGTCCAAGGACTTCGTGAAACAGCAGCAAAAGTAGATACTGTTTATCTTGCACCAGATCCAGATCGTGAAGGTGAAGCCATTGCTTGGCATGTTGCAGAACTTATAAAAGATAAAAATAGTAATATACAACGAATTCAATTTAATGAAATTACATCTAAAGCTGTTCAAGAAGCATTAAGTCATCCACAAAAACTTAATAAAAATCTTTTTGACGCTCAACAAGCAAGACGTATTCTTGATCGCCTAGTAGGATATAAGATATCTCCATTATTGTGGAAAAAAGTAAAACAAGGCATATCTGCTGGGAGAGTACAGTCAGTAGCACTAAGGCTTATTGTAGAACGGGATGAAGAACGTTATACTTTTATTCCTGAAGAGTACTGGTTATTCAAAGCAAATCTTGAAGGTTCTAACCCTCCCCCTTTTAAAGTAGAACTTTGGAAAGTTAATAACAAAAAACCTATTATTCCTGATGCAGTAACTGCTGCTGCACTTGAACAACAAATAAAGGATAAACCATTTATTGTTGACTCAATAGAAGAAAAAGAACGTCAACGTTCACCAAAACCTCCTTTTATAACTTCTACACTTCAGCAAGCAGCTAATCAACGTTTAGGTTATACAGCAAAAAGAACTATGAATATTGCTCAACGTCTCTACGAAGGATTAGAGTTAGGGGATAAAGGAACAACCGCTCTTATTACTTATATGCGTACGGACTCTGTTCGAATTGCTAATGAAGCTAAACTTGCTGCAGCAACACTCATAGAACAAAAATTTGGGAAGGAATATTTAGCTAAAGGTGGTAATGGTAGAAACTTCAAAGGAAAAGCTGGAATTCAAGATGCCCATGAAGCTATTAGACCAATTGATGTTACAATCCTTCCTGAAGATGTGAAACCTTATCTTGCACCAGATCAATATCAAATTTATCGTCTTATCTGGTCACGATTTATTGCATCACAAATGTCTGTAGCTCAATTCCATGATACAATAATTACTATAAATTGTGAAAACTCTCAGTGGAGAACAAAAGGAGAACGTCTTCTATTTCCTGGATTTTTAGCTGCGTTTCCCAACACAAAAGAGGAAGAAGATACTAACTTACCCGTGCTACATAAAGGAGAAATACTAAAGCTACATTCCCTTATAAAGGAACAAAAATTCACCCAACCACCACCACAGTTTACCGAAGCATCCTTAGTCCGAGAGTTAGAAGAACTTGGCATAGGTCGCCCATCAACATATGCATCTATTATTTCCACCTTGCAAGATCGAGATTATGTACGTCTTGAAGATAAACACTTTATAGCTACAGATTTAGGCCGTGTTGTTTGTATGTTATTACAGGACTATTTCAAAAATCTTATGGATGTAACATTTACTGCCCATATGGAAGAACTCCTTGATAAAGTAGCTGAGGGGAAACAAGATTGGGTGGAACTACTCCAAAATTTCAGTGAAACTTTTAATCCCACATTAGAAGAAGCCACAAAAGCTATGAGTCAGGTCAAAACTGGTTTAGAAACTGATATTAATTGTCCTGATTGCAAAAAACCTCTTGTCATAAAATTTGGTAAGTCTGGACAGTTCTTAGCATGTTCTGGGTATCCACAATGTAAATTTACCTCTAACTATCTACGAGATGATAAAGGACAAATTCATCTTCAAGAAAAGGTCCAACCTGAACTGCAAAAAATAGGTATTTGCCCAAAATGTAATAAAGATCTTGTACTAAAAAAAGCACGTACAGGAAGTCGTTTTATTGCCTGTTCAGGATATCCTGAATGTAATTATACTGAAGCTTTTTCTACTAATGTGCCTTGTCCTTGTGAAGGCTGTAAAGGAATGTTAGTAGAAAAAAGTTCTAAAAAAGGTAAAGTATTCTATGCCTGTAATACATATCCAACATGTGATTATGCTATATGGAATTGGCCTATACAAAAATCATGTCCAACTTGCAGTTTTCCTATTTTAGTCGAAAAAATTACAAAAGCTAAAGGAAAACATCTTGCTTGCCCAGAAAAAAACTGTCGCTATACTTGTGAACTAGAAGAAAGCGATATAGAAACCTAA
- a CDS encoding MBL fold metallo-hydrolase, which produces MSIFTIPLGMLETNCYIIQKGKNALVIDPGGTSPEDLSIITTFITQNKLSIQAILCTHLHYDHIFSTAMLHKQTNVPVFASTKDDFLLKTQAKGGIGKLACPKIEIFQHEDLTEGLHTFNTFSCEVINTPGHTPGGVCLYFKEMNTLFTGDTLFYHTVGRTDLPGSNTNDLFTSLHKKIFVLPKYTIVYPGHGPKTSIEEELTNNPYI; this is translated from the coding sequence ATGTCTATTTTTACTATTCCATTAGGGATGTTAGAAACAAATTGTTATATTATACAAAAAGGTAAAAATGCACTTGTTATTGATCCAGGTGGAACTTCTCCTGAGGATCTCTCTATAATAACTACATTTATTACACAAAATAAGTTATCTATCCAGGCTATATTGTGTACACACCTTCACTATGACCATATTTTTAGTACAGCAATGCTTCATAAACAAACAAATGTACCAGTATTTGCATCCACAAAAGATGATTTCTTATTAAAAACTCAGGCAAAAGGAGGAATAGGAAAACTAGCTTGTCCAAAAATAGAAATTTTTCAACATGAAGATTTGACAGAAGGTCTACACACATTTAATACATTTTCATGTGAGGTTATTAATACACCAGGTCACACCCCAGGAGGAGTATGTCTCTATTTTAAAGAAATGAATACTCTTTTTACTGGTGATACATTGTTCTACCACACTGTTGGAAGGACTGATCTCCCTGGTAGCAATACAAATGATTTATTTACATCTTTACATAAAAAAATCTTTGTACTTCCTAAATATACAATTGTATACCCTGGACATGGTCCTAAAACTTCAATAGAAGAAGAATTAACAAATAATCCCTACATCTAA
- a CDS encoding argininosuccinate synthase, with amino-acid sequence MSNRIKKVVLAYSGGLDTSVILKWLIATYNCEVIAVTADLGQNENFHDIEEKAIVTGASKAYVVDLRNEFAKNFIFPMLRASAIYEGRYLLGTAIARPLITKLLIDIARAEEADAIAHGATGKGNDQVRFELAAAALAPDIHVIAPWREWDLISRTALTTFAEKHNIPISTSHKRYSKDQNMLHCSIEGSELENPWEEPHIESYTMTVPIEHTPDSPEYITIDFEKGDPIAINGQQMIPADIMFTLNDIAGRHGIGRIDMVESRFLGIKSRGVYETPGGTIIHIAHQDLEGITLDHMTLLTRNQLIPSYADAIYNGFWFSPEREAIQAFMDKAQERVTGTVKLKLYKGMAYPIGRKSSNSLYSSQLATFEEDTSYNHNDATGFIKLKSLRIRGYQKS; translated from the coding sequence GTGTCTAATAGAATAAAAAAAGTTGTTTTAGCCTACTCTGGAGGACTAGATACATCTGTTATATTAAAATGGCTTATTGCTACTTATAACTGTGAGGTCATTGCTGTAACTGCCGATCTTGGTCAAAATGAAAATTTTCATGACATTGAAGAAAAAGCAATAGTAACAGGTGCTAGCAAAGCATATGTTGTAGATCTTCGGAATGAATTTGCTAAAAATTTTATTTTCCCCATGCTAAGAGCAAGTGCTATCTATGAAGGACGATATCTCCTTGGGACTGCTATTGCTAGACCCTTAATTACAAAACTTCTTATTGATATTGCTAGAGCAGAAGAAGCTGATGCAATTGCCCATGGAGCTACAGGAAAAGGAAACGATCAAGTTCGATTTGAACTTGCAGCCGCAGCACTTGCACCAGATATTCACGTTATTGCTCCGTGGCGTGAATGGGATTTAATATCTCGAACTGCATTAACTACTTTTGCAGAAAAGCATAATATCCCTATATCTACTTCTCATAAACGTTACAGTAAAGATCAAAATATGCTTCACTGTAGCATTGAAGGAAGTGAATTAGAAAACCCTTGGGAAGAACCTCACATTGAATCATATACAATGACAGTCCCTATTGAACATACGCCTGATTCTCCAGAATATATTACAATTGATTTTGAAAAAGGAGACCCTATTGCTATTAATGGTCAACAAATGATCCCTGCTGATATTATGTTTACATTAAATGACATTGCGGGAAGACATGGTATTGGACGAATTGACATGGTAGAAAGTCGCTTTTTAGGGATAAAATCACGTGGTGTATATGAGACTCCTGGAGGGACAATTATCCATATAGCACACCAAGATCTTGAAGGTATTACCCTTGATCACATGACTCTTCTTACTCGTAATCAACTTATTCCTTCATATGCAGATGCTATATATAATGGATTTTGGTTCTCCCCAGAGCGTGAAGCCATACAAGCATTCATGGATAAAGCACAAGAACGTGTGACTGGCACAGTTAAACTAAAACTTTATAAGGGTATGGCTTATCCTATAGGCAGAAAATCTTCTAATAGTCTTTATAGCTCCCAACTTGCAACCTTTGAAGAAGACACTTCATATAATCACAATGATGCAACAGGTTTTATTAAACTTAAAAGCTTACGTATCCGTGGTTATCAAAAAAGTTAA
- the argH gene encoding argininosuccinate lyase, whose protein sequence is MPKKKLWGGRFHEKTASPVEQYTQSISYDKKMYAQDIAGSKAHASMLGRQGILTSEEVLLLLNGLDSIQKEIETDTFPWKIELEDVHMNIESRLTDLIGTVGEKLHTGRSRNDQVALDFRLFVSDNISLWKRQLLELIGIFVAKAEEYKDTILPGFTHLQPAQPVSLAQHLLAYAWMFKRDVQRVYECNQRVRVSPLGAAALSGTTYNIDPFFIANELHMYGVFDNSMDAVSDRDFVIEALFCASVIMMHLSRFCEELIIWSNPAFGFVQLPDAYATGSSIMPQKKNPDVAEIMRGKVGRVYGALYNMLTILKALPLTYNRDLQEDKEPFFDTNTTIQSSLSIMADMLAAITFNKNKMASALSDGYLNATELADYLVTKGLSFREAHHTTGSIVALAEQQKIPLEELSLQDFQSICDKIESDVFHVLDYHVSIERRKSTGGTGYHSIEKQIEKLKSWLTQ, encoded by the coding sequence ATGCCTAAAAAAAAACTTTGGGGAGGCAGATTCCATGAAAAGACAGCTAGTCCTGTGGAACAATATACCCAGTCTATTTCTTATGATAAAAAGATGTATGCTCAAGATATTGCTGGTTCAAAAGCGCATGCTTCCATGCTAGGCCGTCAAGGTATTCTCACCTCTGAAGAAGTACTACTATTACTCAATGGCTTAGACTCTATTCAAAAAGAAATTGAAACAGATACCTTTCCCTGGAAGATTGAACTAGAAGATGTCCATATGAACATCGAAAGCAGACTTACAGATCTTATTGGGACTGTGGGAGAAAAATTACACACAGGTAGAAGCCGAAATGATCAAGTTGCTCTTGACTTCAGACTCTTTGTTTCTGATAATATTAGTCTCTGGAAAAGACAACTCCTTGAACTCATAGGAATTTTTGTTGCAAAAGCAGAAGAATACAAAGATACTATCCTTCCTGGTTTTACTCATCTTCAACCTGCTCAACCTGTGAGCCTAGCACAACACTTACTTGCTTATGCATGGATGTTTAAACGTGATGTTCAACGTGTATATGAATGTAATCAACGTGTAAGAGTTTCGCCACTAGGTGCAGCAGCGCTTTCAGGTACTACCTACAACATTGACCCCTTCTTTATAGCAAACGAACTCCATATGTATGGTGTATTTGATAATAGCATGGATGCTGTCTCTGATCGTGATTTTGTTATTGAAGCTCTCTTTTGTGCAAGTGTTATTATGATGCACCTTTCTAGATTCTGTGAAGAACTTATTATTTGGTCAAATCCAGCATTTGGTTTTGTCCAACTTCCTGATGCATATGCAACAGGTTCATCCATTATGCCTCAGAAAAAAAATCCTGATGTAGCAGAAATTATGAGAGGAAAAGTTGGAAGAGTCTATGGTGCATTATACAATATGCTTACTATCCTTAAGGCATTGCCTCTAACATATAACCGTGATCTTCAAGAAGATAAAGAGCCTTTCTTTGATACAAATACAACAATACAGTCATCACTTTCCATTATGGCAGATATGCTTGCAGCAATTACATTTAATAAAAACAAAATGGCTAGTGCCCTTTCGGATGGATACCTTAATGCAACAGAATTAGCAGATTACTTAGTAACTAAAGGACTCTCATTTAGAGAAGCTCATCATACAACTGGATCAATTGTTGCATTAGCTGAACAACAAAAAATTCCATTAGAAGAATTATCTCTTCAGGATTTTCAATCAATATGTGATAAAATCGAATCAGATGTTTTTCATGTTCTTGACTACCATGTTTCTATAGAACGAAGAAAAAGTACTGGAGGTACTGGTTATCATTCTATAGAAAAACAAATAGAAAAACTCAAATCTTGGTTGACACAATAG
- a CDS encoding DUF814 domain-containing protein yields the protein MRTSNSIHAVALLSGGLDSLLATKLIMEQGLNVRCLHMISPFFGKPNKVQHWESLYNLTIETIDISEKYIEMLQQRPRYGFGKVLNPCIDCKMLMMNIAYNRMLELGASFIISGEVIGQRPMSQRKEALNLISNRVNIQNILLRPLCAQHLSPTDPEHSGLVDRTKLLAFFGRGRKEQLQLANSMGIQEIPTPAGGCKLAEKENARRYWLVLTKLKNPTVQDFNLANVGRQYWYNNYWLIIGRNKEDNQKLEVLASQNDTLITLKDIPGPTGLARNTTLWDSKILYEAASLVASYSQVAIKKEMPIELQLTSQTESICLTVIPSRTGLFTKECFQFEDVKQAIKNEFHPSIATAVS from the coding sequence ATGAGAACATCAAACTCTATTCATGCTGTTGCATTACTTTCAGGTGGACTTGATAGTCTTCTTGCTACAAAGCTTATTATGGAACAAGGGTTAAACGTACGTTGTCTCCATATGATTTCCCCTTTCTTTGGCAAACCAAACAAAGTGCAACACTGGGAATCATTATATAATCTTACAATTGAAACTATAGATATCAGTGAAAAGTATATAGAGATGTTACAGCAACGACCAAGGTATGGTTTTGGGAAAGTACTTAATCCCTGTATAGACTGTAAAATGCTTATGATGAATATAGCATATAATCGTATGCTAGAATTAGGTGCTTCGTTTATTATTTCAGGAGAAGTCATTGGCCAGAGGCCTATGTCCCAACGAAAAGAAGCACTAAACCTTATATCAAACCGTGTAAATATACAAAATATACTTTTACGCCCACTTTGTGCTCAACACTTATCACCAACAGATCCAGAGCACTCTGGACTTGTAGATCGCACAAAATTACTTGCTTTTTTTGGTAGAGGTAGAAAAGAACAACTACAGTTAGCTAATTCTATGGGTATACAAGAAATACCTACACCTGCTGGTGGCTGTAAACTTGCTGAGAAAGAAAATGCCAGACGCTATTGGTTAGTACTTACTAAGTTAAAGAACCCAACAGTTCAAGACTTCAACCTTGCCAATGTTGGAAGGCAGTATTGGTATAATAATTATTGGCTTATTATTGGTAGAAACAAAGAAGATAATCAAAAACTTGAAGTTTTAGCTTCCCAAAATGATACTCTTATAACTCTTAAAGACATTCCTGGACCAACTGGACTAGCAAGAAATACAACCTTATGGGATTCAAAAATCCTTTATGAAGCTGCAAGTCTTGTTGCATCCTACTCCCAAGTAGCTATAAAAAAAGAAATGCCTATAGAACTACAACTAACATCTCAAACTGAAAGTATATGTCTAACCGTAATCCCATCACGAACAGGACTATTCACAAAAGAATGTTTTCAATTTGAAGATGTTAAACAAGCTATAAAAAATGAATTTCATCCATCAATAGCAACTGCAGTATCTTAA